From Clostridia bacterium, a single genomic window includes:
- a CDS encoding RHS repeat-associated core domain-containing protein codes for MQCHYLPGNYLRTRGAATYAWGPYGQLISKTDVAATINYEYSAQRLMNAAKVGGATAANYQYDALGRRVKAVEGETTVVTLHSGNDIVYEVRKARRQEQAQRGDVGTMAVGGPGIPPGEIVVPEPDPGDPPTPLPPNPPKPPPPPPPPAPEYDRTVTCYLVLNGKYLAKMVQENSDPAQTYFLHTDMVGSIRAITDSAGQVVARFEYEPFGLLAMSTGPMASGAHRFTGKPEDGATELYYFGARHYDPRVGRFISRDPVRQELNWYAYVSMNPIAHVDHDGLREAMGADLREERELRQQERLASQVTGAFVNAALDMAESGVR; via the coding sequence GTGCAATGCCATTACTTACCTGGCAACTACCTGCGGACCCGGGGAGCGGCAACCTACGCCTGGGGGCCATATGGGCAGCTGATCTCCAAGACCGACGTGGCGGCGACGATAAACTACGAGTACAGCGCCCAGCGCCTGATGAATGCGGCGAAGGTGGGCGGAGCGACTGCAGCGAATTACCAGTACGACGCGCTCGGCCGAAGGGTGAAGGCGGTCGAGGGCGAAACGACAGTCGTGACCTTGCACTCCGGAAACGACATAGTGTACGAGGTTCGGAAGGCCCGCCGGCAGGAGCAGGCGCAGCGTGGCGATGTCGGGACTATGGCCGTGGGCGGACCCGGCATCCCTCCAGGAGAGATAGTGGTTCCAGAACCCGATCCAGGCGATCCGCCGACTCCGTTGCCTCCGAACCCTCCGAAACCGCCTCCTCCCCCGCCTCCGCCTGCGCCGGAGTATGACAGGACTGTCACATGCTATCTCGTCCTGAACGGAAAATACCTGGCCAAGATGGTACAGGAAAACTCGGATCCTGCTCAGACCTACTTCCTGCACACCGACATGGTGGGCTCCATAAGAGCGATAACCGACTCTGCGGGCCAGGTCGTGGCTCGGTTCGAGTACGAGCCGTTCGGATTGCTGGCTATGTCGACCGGCCCAATGGCTTCCGGGGCGCACAGGTTCACCGGCAAGCCCGAGGACGGCGCTACGGAACTCTACTACTTCGGGGCGAGGCACTACGACCCTAGGGTCGGGAGGTTCATCAGCAGAGACCCGGTGCGGCAGGAGCTGAACTGGTATGCGTACGTAAGCATGAATCCCATTGCGCACGTGGATCATGACGGATTGCGCGAGGCCATGGGCGCTGACTTACGTGAGGAAAGGGAACTGCGTCAGCAGGAGAGACTTGCATCCCAGGTTACGGGCGCATTCGTGAACGCGGCGCTTGACATGGCAGAGAGTGGAGTTCGGTAA
- a CDS encoding Imm17 family immunity protein — MRLLALLFGIVSILVGVLHIVGSILGWRVFTDPPDEWSRLSLQSIVKMIFGPEVLRPFNYVIGVLWIAAGIGALVSLARGTLRFR, encoded by the coding sequence TTGAGATTGCTGGCATTGCTGTTCGGCATCGTGAGCATTCTAGTAGGTGTGCTTCATATCGTCGGGTCGATTCTGGGCTGGAGAGTCTTCACTGATCCACCCGACGAATGGAGTCGGCTCTCGCTTCAGTCAATCGTCAAGATGATATTCGGCCCGGAGGTATTGCGCCCCTTCAATTACGTCATTGGCGTGTTGTGGATTGCAGCGGGTATTGGCGCCCTAGTATCTCTGGCGCGTGGAACACTCAGATTTCGATGA
- the glpQ gene encoding glycerophosphodiester phosphodiesterase: MRRLPHVRLLLALTPVLVLLSLGWASAAPSMPGSTAPISAKIVIAHRSASGYLPEHTLPAVAMAYALGADYIEQDVVLTRDGVPIVVHDIYLEATTDVRQVFPNRGRLDGKYYPCDFTLAEVKSLRACERIDLKTNAPAFSGRFPLGASKFEVPTLAEEIELIQGLNVSTGRNVGIYPEIKGSGFHHQQGFDIEQIVLDVLAKYGYISPESKVFIQSFEPACLKRLRAMGCTLPLIQLISGSAEFNALVTPAGLDDIATYANGIGPVTTRIEDSKGRPVDNYSLVSGAHQRGLAVHPYTFRKDSMPSCFSSFEEMLRHFYFDIGVDGLFTDFTDIAVRVLKEAGR; the protein is encoded by the coding sequence ATGAGAAGGCTTCCTCATGTGCGACTACTCCTGGCTCTCACACCGGTCCTCGTCCTGTTGTCACTTGGATGGGCATCCGCGGCGCCTTCGATGCCGGGATCGACTGCACCCATCTCCGCCAAGATCGTCATCGCCCACAGATCTGCCTCTGGATATCTTCCAGAGCACACACTTCCAGCAGTTGCGATGGCATATGCTCTCGGCGCCGACTACATCGAGCAGGATGTCGTGCTGACCCGAGACGGGGTTCCCATCGTCGTCCACGATATCTATCTCGAGGCCACTACCGATGTTCGCCAGGTGTTTCCGAACAGAGGCCGACTGGATGGCAAGTACTACCCATGCGACTTCACGCTCGCTGAGGTGAAGTCCCTGAGGGCTTGCGAACGAATCGATCTGAAGACCAACGCGCCGGCCTTCAGTGGAAGGTTCCCCCTGGGCGCGTCGAAGTTCGAAGTGCCGACTTTGGCCGAGGAGATCGAGCTGATCCAGGGGCTCAACGTGAGCACGGGACGGAACGTGGGCATATACCCTGAGATCAAGGGTTCTGGGTTTCATCATCAGCAGGGCTTCGATATCGAACAGATAGTTCTCGATGTGCTAGCCAAGTATGGATACATATCTCCAGAGTCCAAGGTGTTCATCCAGTCCTTCGAGCCCGCCTGCTTGAAGCGTCTCCGCGCGATGGGCTGCACGCTGCCTCTCATCCAGCTCATATCCGGCAGCGCCGAGTTCAATGCCTTGGTCACCCCCGCCGGGCTCGATGATATCGCCACGTACGCGAACGGGATAGGCCCCGTCACCACCAGAATCGAGGATTCGAAGGGCAGGCCGGTGGACAACTATTCCCTGGTCAGCGGGGCGCACCAGCGAGGGCTGGCCGTCCACCCATATACATTCAGGAAAGACTCCATGCCCAGCTGCTTTAGTAGCTTTGAGGAGATGCTCCGCCACTTCTACTTCGATATCGGCGTGGATGGACTATTCACCGATTTCACCGACATCGCTGTGCGAGTGCTCAAAGAGGCCGGAAGATAG
- a CDS encoding 5-deoxy-glucuronate isomerase, producing MSLKVPLPQRSCSVTRIKEIVSPVDSKLGLAHIHFGLVSVESGRKRAFDFGPMETVVVVLGGVADIGWEAPEAHERRERVGGRRDVFDGPAWAMYVAPFTTFSITGVSPVVEVALVRADPIELSGAGSGAKSGAEPVAGAGCDAPVCGVHIVSPDMVTIREAGAGAWQRQVHEITANGCGPQTSKLMVGEVFNPAGNWSSYPPHKHDENAGMEEAKLEEVCHFRMKPESGFAFARVYSPSRGFDEAYVVQNEDTLAIPFGYHSMAAAPGYALYYLWALAGDRRQRLATYDRQHAWLKND from the coding sequence GTGTCGCTCAAGGTTCCTTTGCCACAGCGCAGTTGCAGCGTTACACGGATAAAGGAGATCGTAAGCCCCGTCGATTCAAAGCTCGGACTCGCCCACATCCATTTCGGGCTGGTCAGCGTGGAATCCGGACGGAAAAGGGCGTTCGACTTTGGTCCAATGGAGACTGTTGTTGTCGTACTAGGCGGCGTCGCGGACATTGGGTGGGAAGCGCCTGAGGCGCATGAGAGGCGAGAACGGGTCGGCGGCAGGCGGGATGTGTTCGATGGCCCTGCATGGGCCATGTACGTGGCGCCGTTCACCACGTTTTCGATCACAGGTGTATCGCCTGTTGTGGAGGTGGCTCTGGTTCGGGCAGACCCGATAGAGCTCTCCGGCGCAGGTTCCGGCGCGAAATCCGGCGCTGAGCCTGTCGCTGGCGCGGGGTGCGATGCGCCGGTCTGTGGCGTACACATCGTAAGCCCGGACATGGTGACGATTCGCGAGGCCGGCGCTGGCGCCTGGCAGAGGCAAGTGCATGAGATAACAGCGAACGGCTGCGGGCCTCAGACGAGCAAGCTCATGGTAGGCGAGGTGTTCAACCCCGCAGGCAACTGGTCAAGCTATCCTCCCCACAAGCACGATGAGAACGCGGGCATGGAGGAGGCAAAGCTTGAAGAGGTGTGCCATTTCCGAATGAAACCTGAGTCGGGGTTTGCGTTCGCCAGAGTCTATTCCCCATCCCGAGGATTCGACGAGGCATATGTTGTGCAGAATGAGGACACTCTGGCGATCCCATTCGGTTACCACTCCATGGCCGCCGCTCCCGGATACGCTCTGTACTACCTGTGGGCTCTGGCCGGAGACAGAAGGCAGCGGCTTGCCACCTATGATCGGCAGCATGCCTGGCTGAAGAACGATTGA
- a CDS encoding SPASM domain-containing protein gives MAIGREIVFVLILAVLYYPIYHVVYGPMRLVLVGWSPIYIGALAAGLIIGLAGALLGLKPAWKVLVLPLVAEALSLVVNLAVFGGLDNWRQAIYGSVEGEEANVTKRDRAFSEAWNVSAVRCEKDSAARKASETEQRPTYRGYDIAGRLSEGYLHKCLETLGLDDYAVGSVNCRGVAISSSLQRWLKLDPFRETQCRDCSMLSSCLGGCPRRWMARQRPCCPSDVISLERVLKDYYLRHAAMLSGGTST, from the coding sequence GTGGCCATAGGGAGAGAGATCGTGTTTGTGCTCATTCTCGCAGTTCTGTACTACCCGATATACCATGTAGTATATGGGCCGATGCGTTTGGTCTTGGTAGGATGGAGTCCAATATACATCGGCGCACTAGCAGCGGGGTTAATCATCGGCCTGGCAGGCGCTTTGCTGGGACTGAAGCCTGCATGGAAAGTGCTTGTGTTGCCATTAGTGGCTGAAGCACTTAGCCTTGTAGTCAACCTCGCTGTCTTCGGAGGGCTGGACAACTGGCGACAGGCCATATACGGAAGCGTTGAGGGCGAGGAAGCGAACGTGACCAAGCGTGACCGTGCATTCTCTGAGGCATGGAACGTAAGCGCCGTCAGGTGCGAAAAGGATAGCGCCGCGAGAAAGGCGTCGGAGACAGAGCAGCGCCCCACTTATCGAGGATACGACATAGCAGGCAGACTAAGTGAAGGTTACCTACATAAGTGCCTTGAGACGCTAGGGTTGGACGACTATGCGGTAGGCTCCGTCAACTGCCGGGGAGTAGCCATATCGTCCTCGCTTCAACGATGGCTGAAGTTGGACCCGTTTAGGGAGACGCAGTGCCGCGATTGCAGCATGCTTTCCTCATGTTTGGGAGGATGTCCTCGGAGGTGGATGGCTCGGCAGAGACCATGTTGCCCGTCTGACGTGATATCGCTGGAGAGAGTACTGAAAGATTATTACCTCCGTCACGCAGCTATGCTCTCTGGCGGCACGAGCACCTAG
- a CDS encoding IS1634 family transposase has translation MALKRLLADRQFAAPVERAIFAMVADRALAPSSKLAIEDWVENDVVIEGLPQAPVHQLYRAVDFLIENDEQIQESVFFSTANLFNLEVNLIYFDTGSTYFEVEPDAEDEEELRRLGHSKDHRPDLLQVVIGLAVTRDGIPVRCWVWPGNTNDMEVVAQVKKDMCGWKLGRVITVVDRGFSSADNLRHLQRAGGHYIAGERMRSGMESVEEALSRQGRYRTVKENLEIKEIVVGDGEARTRYVLARNPLEAERDRRNRECMLDILKERLRDLKCTEGEHHSKAVCELMASRRFGGLASPMADLSAATRIVCLRGVEDGQSTLHIRSSLWESP, from the coding sequence TTGGCCCTGAAGAGACTGCTCGCCGATAGGCAGTTTGCGGCGCCGGTAGAGAGGGCCATCTTCGCCATGGTCGCGGACCGGGCCCTTGCGCCCAGCAGCAAGCTGGCGATCGAGGACTGGGTCGAAAACGACGTCGTCATCGAGGGCTTGCCGCAGGCGCCGGTTCATCAGCTGTACCGTGCTGTGGACTTCCTCATTGAGAATGACGAGCAGATCCAGGAGTCGGTGTTCTTCTCCACGGCAAACCTCTTCAACCTGGAAGTGAACCTCATCTACTTCGATACTGGCTCAACCTACTTCGAGGTTGAGCCAGACGCCGAGGACGAGGAGGAACTGCGCCGGCTCGGGCATAGCAAAGACCACCGCCCCGACCTGCTCCAGGTCGTGATTGGCCTTGCGGTCACGAGAGACGGGATACCGGTCAGATGCTGGGTTTGGCCGGGGAACACCAACGACATGGAGGTTGTGGCCCAGGTCAAGAAGGACATGTGCGGATGGAAGCTTGGCCGTGTGATCACTGTGGTGGATCGAGGTTTCTCCTCCGCCGATAATCTGCGGCATCTGCAGAGAGCCGGCGGCCACTACATCGCTGGAGAACGCATGCGGTCCGGAATGGAGTCCGTGGAGGAAGCGTTGTCTCGTCAAGGCCGGTACAGGACCGTCAAGGAGAACCTGGAGATCAAGGAGATCGTGGTCGGCGATGGGGAGGCACGGACACGTTACGTGCTGGCAAGAAACCCCTTGGAGGCCGAACGCGACAGGCGCAACCGCGAGTGTATGCTCGATATCCTCAAGGAGAGGCTCCGGGATCTCAAATGCACGGAGGGAGAGCATCATTCGAAGGCCGTATGCGAACTCATGGCAAGCCGCAGGTTCGGGGGCCTCGCGTCTCCAATGGCCGATCTATCTGCTGCTACGCGCATTGTTTGCCTACGCGGTGTCGAAGACGGACAGTCCACATTGCACATAAGATCAAGCTTATGGGAGAGTCCATGA
- a CDS encoding S41 family peptidase encodes MNANRVCLALGVFVIITSVLASHSRAQAERFVLGPTARAIVEANRPDTSQMYDVAMSVAFSDLLFPYSDFRCELDQDELEELAVSRPDGPSAISPQDAMREIDYVFRVLKYGYAGYQFFGGDGAFDTAKDCILKELGTRSDGLSLDEYEALVCGHMDFIQDGHLSIGRTRLCNSYVLFWNPEREFQRDAAGFFMIENGEIRRVVSIENDNPSSYLKPSINEDGDIVYVLGTVCEKASAAFSIGLEYQSGLSDSIRLTPMASVAQRGPAYERGMLSGMPLLKCRSFEPTDASIEALNAFIDDAGRLRNEPVIIIDIRSNCGGSSQYAMAWLWRLTYQQPRPQQVTANLTTDTAIALLDNLLQRYPTAAQLPKDAAAFLRQNAHESRPGWSSIHHGAGVASSGGPFVAVIIDSFVASAAETFILSLRYMDNVVFIGGNTGGLLSAGAVGLCHLPISGVTMVAPVALNRYEDMTNRDGLGLLPDFWVDPDDALGRVMRFLQKHLVSDDSGQPAYFDALGRGFRQYAATRYETIRLVA; translated from the coding sequence GTGAATGCTAATCGAGTCTGTTTGGCGCTGGGGGTCTTCGTGATCATCACATCTGTTCTCGCGAGCCATTCACGGGCGCAGGCTGAGCGTTTTGTTCTTGGGCCAACTGCGCGGGCCATTGTTGAGGCCAACAGACCCGATACGTCTCAGATGTACGATGTGGCGATGTCCGTGGCCTTCTCTGACCTGCTATTCCCATACAGCGACTTCAGATGCGAACTAGACCAAGACGAACTGGAGGAGCTGGCAGTCAGTCGCCCTGATGGGCCGTCCGCAATCAGCCCCCAAGACGCCATGCGGGAGATTGACTATGTCTTTCGGGTGCTAAAATACGGGTACGCTGGTTACCAGTTCTTCGGCGGTGATGGGGCGTTCGATACCGCGAAGGATTGCATTCTGAAGGAGCTAGGTACACGGTCTGACGGATTGAGTCTTGACGAGTACGAAGCTCTCGTCTGTGGCCATATGGATTTCATCCAGGATGGACACCTCAGCATAGGACGAACTAGGCTATGCAATTCCTATGTGTTGTTCTGGAATCCAGAGCGCGAATTCCAGAGAGACGCCGCCGGGTTCTTCATGATAGAAAACGGGGAAATCCGAAGAGTAGTATCAATCGAAAACGATAACCCGTCCAGCTACCTCAAGCCTTCTATCAACGAGGATGGAGACATCGTGTACGTCTTGGGTACTGTCTGCGAGAAGGCCAGTGCAGCATTCTCGATTGGACTAGAGTACCAGAGTGGACTCTCTGACTCAATTCGTTTGACCCCTATGGCCTCAGTTGCGCAACGGGGACCTGCATATGAACGAGGCATGCTGAGCGGCATGCCATTGCTGAAATGCAGGAGCTTCGAGCCAACCGACGCCAGTATTGAGGCGCTGAACGCATTCATTGATGATGCAGGCCGTCTTCGCAATGAACCCGTGATAATCATAGACATTCGTTCGAACTGTGGAGGTAGTTCGCAGTATGCTATGGCCTGGCTGTGGCGTCTCACTTACCAGCAGCCTAGACCACAGCAGGTTACTGCCAACCTAACAACAGATACCGCCATCGCTTTGCTCGATAATCTGCTTCAACGTTATCCCACCGCAGCGCAGTTGCCCAAAGATGCAGCTGCATTCCTCAGACAGAACGCCCATGAATCTCGCCCGGGCTGGAGCAGTATACATCACGGTGCGGGCGTGGCCTCCAGCGGCGGACCATTCGTCGCGGTTATCATCGATTCATTTGTTGCGTCAGCGGCCGAAACATTCATACTCAGCCTTCGCTATATGGACAATGTGGTGTTTATCGGTGGGAATACTGGCGGCCTGCTATCCGCTGGTGCTGTGGGTCTCTGCCATCTGCCGATATCTGGGGTGACTATGGTGGCGCCAGTGGCTCTGAACCGCTACGAAGATATGACAAACAGAGATGGATTGGGACTGCTGCCAGATTTCTGGGTCGATCCAGATGATGCTCTGGGTCGGGTAATGAGATTCCTCCAGAAGCATCTGGTTTCTGATGATTCCGGCCAGCCTGCGTACTTCGACGCACTCGGGCGGGGATTCCGGCAGTATGCGGCCACCCGTTACGAAACCATTCGGCTGGTAGCCTGA
- a CDS encoding winged helix-turn-helix domain-containing protein: MPMPRMRVTNTNGLEIDEIAKLAAHAETSYTRQTLTSVVMTLQGIPAETIARTLGCSRVSVWRYVNRWNGQDVEAAADHRGGSQSSFTEEMLQDIDDAVRNRSPRDHGYSKNRWDTRVLQKYVFDAYGKKHSYEWIRQILHKLGHSHKRSAKRPTRANKEAQESFKKGLLRCGKA, translated from the coding sequence ATGCCAATGCCAAGGATGCGAGTAACGAATACGAACGGACTCGAAATCGACGAGATTGCGAAGCTTGCGGCGCATGCTGAGACGTCATATACCCGTCAAACGCTCACCTCAGTAGTCATGACGCTTCAGGGTATTCCTGCGGAAACCATAGCCCGGACGCTTGGATGTTCCCGCGTCTCCGTCTGGAGGTACGTGAACCGGTGGAACGGACAAGACGTGGAGGCTGCAGCGGATCATAGAGGCGGCAGCCAGAGTTCGTTCACCGAGGAGATGCTTCAAGACATAGACGACGCGGTCAGGAATCGTAGCCCCAGGGATCATGGATACAGTAAGAACCGTTGGGATACCCGGGTTCTTCAAAAGTACGTCTTTGATGCCTACGGGAAGAAGCACTCATATGAGTGGATCCGGCAGATACTGCACAAGCTCGGCCATTCCCACAAGAGGAGCGCCAAGCGTCCCACAAGGGCTAACAAGGAGGCCCAGGAGTCCTTCAAAAAGGGGCTGCTGCGCTGCGGGAAGGCATGA
- a CDS encoding transposase, with protein sequence MILDTYRPHRSIAPGYESKYQGRLHFMFLPPYSPELNPQENVWAWLKDYCARDSAYSADKELPQRIRKFFVYAYNTPRNVRRRVDAEPNFKTA encoded by the coding sequence GTGATTCTGGACACCTACCGGCCCCATAGATCCATAGCGCCTGGGTACGAGAGCAAATACCAGGGCAGGCTTCATTTCATGTTTCTGCCTCCGTATTCTCCAGAGCTGAACCCGCAGGAGAATGTCTGGGCATGGCTCAAGGACTACTGCGCCCGAGACAGTGCGTATTCGGCTGACAAAGAACTACCCCAGAGGATACGTAAGTTCTTCGTGTACGCCTACAACACACCGCGGAACGTGAGGAGGCGCGTGGATGCCGAGCCGAACTTCAAGACAGCATGA
- a CDS encoding phosphodiester glycosidase family protein: MSVVVRGGVVQEVSGGEKQIPPDGYVINFQGQEASLAQRFKAGDRVDYSIVCADGSPLDGFWARAVEGFGAGPKLVEDGRVVYSVARARDEGFTEAKILTESGARSGLGATPDGRLLMVTVGSATVAELAQIMKEIGAHEAMNLDGGASSGLVFNGRYITRTGRRISNALLIQVGM, encoded by the coding sequence GTGTCTGTCGTCGTGCGCGGAGGGGTGGTGCAGGAGGTATCGGGAGGCGAGAAGCAGATCCCGCCTGACGGCTACGTCATCAACTTCCAGGGGCAGGAGGCTTCCCTGGCGCAGAGGTTCAAGGCAGGCGACCGAGTGGATTACAGCATCGTCTGCGCAGATGGAAGTCCACTCGATGGCTTCTGGGCGAGGGCTGTGGAGGGCTTCGGTGCAGGGCCCAAGCTCGTCGAGGATGGCCGGGTGGTCTACTCAGTGGCCCGCGCAAGGGATGAAGGGTTCACCGAGGCGAAGATCCTGACTGAGTCGGGGGCGAGGAGTGGACTCGGCGCGACGCCCGACGGACGCCTGCTCATGGTCACGGTGGGCTCGGCCACAGTTGCAGAACTCGCCCAGATTATGAAGGAGATCGGTGCGCACGAGGCCATGAACCTAGATGGCGGAGCATCGAGCGGACTCGTGTTCAACGGGAGGTACATAACTAGGACTGGCAGGCGTATCAGCAACGCCCTGCTGATACAGGTGGGAATGTGA
- a CDS encoding MMPL family transporter, which translates to MTGWSLGARQRLKGRELMLGGLWSRIALRHPRLVIAITLALSVLFAYGAAKVRIDSGQRGYFPENDPGLARLDQVEDAFGGSNTIMAAALTAQVFTPEGLRALDRLTQELREAPGVVSVQSVTNIAEVTGEPWGIDVRRILEELPESQDEAASFHRRLQRDLQAARLLLSDDGSLVMTLVHLSAGVDSSRVAAGVRALLSSAAPVLTIYATGGPVLISAADDYLRKDLQRLFPIVAVVIVGLLVGSFRRWQGALLPMITVGLSTLYTVGLMGFMGTPLSQITVALTVILLSVGSAYGIHMMHRLYEEQSQGRYGRHAMEVAFDAVTLPIILAGATTIAGFGANAFSSIVRIREFGLLAAFGVACALLLALMFIPAAVAVFGGMRPSHGEGITACVPQAQDHCTRDGLFQRLAGCVTQRPATIWLITAIVAVWSVAGLPRIKVDTNFVSFFPSSSQARRDFDLVRSKFGGASTIHVMIEGDVIGPEVLEAMEAAQREFEAAPGFGKSVSVVDLVKQVSRAMHGDDPSFARIPESRGEVAQYLLIASMSGDIGIERLLTMDNQKARIEVVADAVDSSSRATVVRRATEIVERHFGPASGLGVSNAFAAGMLFLDDGMSNLITRSQTQSLFLAVISVFVIVYLALGRSLDSALCIVPILLTILVNFAVMGWAGIPFDVVTAVVSSVAVGIGIDYSIHIYSRFREASLRGKSPSDALRETIATTGRAVVLNAGAVAAGFVVLMLSSFPPLRNFGGLIALTMATSSIGALTLLPALLLAARRRDA; encoded by the coding sequence GTGACTGGCTGGTCATTGGGCGCCAGGCAGCGACTGAAGGGACGTGAACTCATGTTGGGCGGCCTGTGGTCGAGAATTGCACTCCGACATCCGCGGCTGGTGATTGCCATCACTCTGGCTCTGTCAGTTCTGTTTGCCTACGGCGCTGCTAAGGTGAGGATCGACTCCGGCCAGAGGGGGTACTTCCCCGAAAACGACCCAGGCCTGGCCAGGCTTGATCAGGTTGAAGACGCCTTCGGAGGTTCGAACACGATCATGGCCGCTGCGCTGACCGCGCAGGTCTTCACTCCGGAGGGCCTTCGCGCTTTGGATCGCCTTACTCAGGAACTGCGGGAGGCGCCGGGCGTCGTCTCAGTACAGTCGGTGACTAACATAGCTGAGGTGACGGGAGAGCCGTGGGGCATCGATGTGCGGCGGATTCTGGAGGAATTGCCTGAATCGCAGGACGAGGCGGCCTCCTTCCACCGCAGGCTCCAGAGGGATCTGCAGGCGGCTCGGCTTCTGCTTTCCGATGACGGAAGCCTTGTGATGACCCTCGTTCATCTTTCCGCGGGCGTCGATTCGAGCCGCGTTGCCGCGGGAGTGAGAGCCCTCCTGAGCTCGGCTGCGCCTGTGCTCACCATATACGCCACTGGCGGGCCAGTGCTCATCTCTGCAGCAGACGACTACCTTCGTAAGGATCTCCAACGCCTGTTTCCCATAGTCGCAGTAGTCATTGTGGGGCTCCTTGTTGGGAGCTTCCGCCGGTGGCAGGGGGCGCTCCTTCCAATGATTACGGTCGGGCTGAGCACCCTGTACACTGTTGGCCTCATGGGCTTCATGGGCACGCCATTGAGTCAGATCACAGTGGCGCTCACTGTGATCCTCCTGTCGGTCGGCAGTGCTTACGGAATACACATGATGCACCGGCTGTACGAAGAGCAGTCACAAGGCCGCTACGGCAGGCACGCCATGGAGGTCGCGTTCGATGCAGTTACACTGCCGATCATACTTGCAGGTGCGACCACAATCGCAGGATTCGGCGCCAACGCATTTAGCAGTATCGTACGGATACGCGAGTTTGGCCTGCTCGCAGCATTTGGAGTGGCGTGTGCGCTTCTGCTGGCTCTGATGTTCATCCCCGCAGCGGTGGCCGTGTTTGGCGGAATGAGGCCTTCGCATGGTGAAGGGATCACTGCGTGTGTGCCACAAGCACAGGATCATTGTACTCGTGATGGGCTGTTCCAACGCTTGGCTGGGTGCGTGACACAGAGACCCGCGACAATATGGCTTATTACAGCCATTGTGGCTGTTTGGTCGGTCGCTGGGTTGCCCCGAATCAAGGTCGACACCAACTTCGTGAGCTTCTTTCCCAGTTCGAGCCAGGCCAGACGCGACTTCGATCTGGTGAGGAGCAAGTTCGGCGGGGCGAGCACCATTCATGTGATGATCGAGGGGGATGTTATCGGCCCTGAGGTGCTTGAGGCCATGGAGGCAGCACAGCGGGAGTTTGAGGCGGCCCCGGGGTTCGGGAAATCCGTGTCAGTCGTGGACCTGGTGAAACAGGTGTCCCGCGCAATGCATGGAGATGATCCGTCATTCGCGCGGATACCAGAGTCGAGAGGGGAGGTCGCCCAGTATCTGCTGATCGCGTCGATGTCGGGAGATATCGGAATCGAGCGCCTGCTAACCATGGATAATCAGAAAGCTCGCATCGAGGTAGTGGCAGACGCCGTCGACTCTTCAAGCAGGGCGACCGTGGTGCGGCGGGCAACGGAGATAGTGGAGAGGCATTTCGGGCCTGCCTCGGGATTGGGAGTATCCAACGCCTTCGCAGCAGGAATGCTGTTTCTGGACGATGGAATGTCGAACCTGATAACTCGCTCCCAAACACAGAGCCTGTTTCTTGCAGTGATCTCGGTGTTTGTCATAGTCTATCTGGCATTAGGGCGGTCTCTGGATTCGGCGTTGTGCATCGTCCCCATTCTGCTGACGATCCTCGTGAACTTCGCCGTAATGGGTTGGGCAGGCATTCCTTTCGATGTCGTGACAGCCGTGGTCAGCTCCGTGGCAGTGGGAATAGGCATCGACTACAGCATTCACATCTACTCCCGATTTCGGGAGGCCAGCCTGCGCGGGAAAAGCCCCTCGGATGCGCTGCGCGAGACAATTGCGACTACAGGACGTGCAGTAGTGCTGAATGCGGGAGCAGTGGCGGCGGGGTTCGTGGTCCTGATGCTATCTTCGTTTCCGCCTCTTCGGAACTTCGGCGGGCTCATAGCGCTCACAATGGCAACCTCATCCATTGGGGCGCTGACCCTGCTCCCAGCGCTGTTGCTTGCAGCCAGGCGGAGAGACGCGTGA
- a CDS encoding transposase has protein sequence MALHGPGIGPDLCQPVSCSVVLVGDSGYSRGLRNLGGSQPADPVVSVVKLERRALVSSGLGEKTRKVLYINPSLETGRPRGLKAAMETRKVVERVFGDAKKWHGMGRARYRGQAKVAIQVIMTMMVVNAKRFACGACLAAG, from the coding sequence ATGGCATTGCACGGCCCCGGAATCGGACCAGATCTCTGTCAGCCTGTTTCCTGCTCCGTCGTACTGGTGGGCGACAGTGGCTATTCCCGCGGGCTTCGGAACCTGGGCGGAAGTCAGCCTGCTGATCCAGTCGTATCCGTAGTTAAGTTGGAACGGCGAGCCCTCGTTAGCTCCGGACTAGGAGAAAAGACTCGCAAAGTCCTGTACATCAACCCATCCTTGGAAACAGGACGACCACGAGGCCTGAAAGCTGCGATGGAAACGCGCAAAGTTGTCGAGAGGGTATTTGGAGATGCAAAGAAGTGGCACGGAATGGGCAGGGCGCGGTACCGAGGCCAGGCAAAAGTTGCGATACAGGTGATCATGACGATGATGGTTGTGAACGCCAAGAGGTTCGCGTGCGGAGCATGCCTTGCCGCAGGGTGA